From a single Papaver somniferum cultivar HN1 unplaced genomic scaffold, ASM357369v1 unplaced-scaffold_19, whole genome shotgun sequence genomic region:
- the LOC113338933 gene encoding uncharacterized protein LOC113338933: MLFFHEHVFPYSFLTSTTTLSEVLSKIDMHVTLLDSPSSPESPSTTPSTTQSISTTISDIPSSASTPPIEISLPVQGTMTTNTHNMLTRAKNHIYRPKVLFSTKHSLPAAYMATITHPTPTCYSQAKKLPVWCGAMDKEHTALFESNTWTKVPSYPSQSLVGFKWVYKLKLKADGSIDTYKARLVDKGYHQLEGLDYTDTFSPVVKPTTIRIVLAVAVNFNWDITQLHISNAFLHRDLKEVVYEKEGV; encoded by the coding sequence ATGTTGTTTTTTCACGAACatgtttttccttattctttcctTACTTCCACTACTACACTTAGTGAAGTTCTTTCTAAAATTGATATGCATGTTACTCTTCTGGATTCACCTTCATCTCCTGAATCTCCTTCCACTACTCCATCTACTACTCAATCCATTTCCACTACCATCTCAGACATTCCCTCTTCCGCTTCTACTCCTCCTATTGAAATTTCTTTGCCAGTACAAGGAACCATGACTACTAATACACATAACATGCTTACTAGAGCAAAGAATCATATTTATAGGCCAAAGGTGCTTTTCTCAACAAAGCACTCTTTACCAGCTGCTTATATGGCCACAATAACACATCCAACACCAACTTGTTACTCTCAAGCTAAGAAGCTTCCTGTTTGGTGTGGTGCTATGGATAAAGAGCATACTGCTCTTTTTGAATCTAATACTTGGACTAAGGTACCTTCATATCCATCTCAAAGTTTAGTTGGCTTCAAGTGGGTGTATAAGTTGAAACTCAAAGCAGATGGATCTATTGATACATACAAAGCAAGGCTTGTGGATAAGGGCTATCATCAACTTGAAGGTCTTGATTATACTGATACTTTCAGCCCTGTAGTAAAGCCTACTACTATCAGAATTGTTCTTGCCGTAGCTGTGAATTTTAACTGGGATATTACGCAGCTTCACATCAGCAATGCCTTCTTGCATCGAGATCTGAAAGAGGTTGTatatgaaaaagagggggtctaa